Proteins encoded in a region of the Flavobacterium sp. MDT1-60 genome:
- a CDS encoding L-ribulose-5-phosphate 4-epimerase codes for MSSLYKDLKQECYEANMQLNALNLVVYTFGNVSAVDRKNGVFAIKPSGVPYEDLKPEDIVIVDFDNNIIEGTMRPSSDTKTHAYLYKNWPNIGGVAHTHATYSVAWAQSQQDIPIFGTTHADHLTADIPCAPPMADSLIEGNYEHNTGIQILDCFKEKNLSYEEVEMILIGNHGPFAWGKNAAKAVYNSKVLEVVAEMAYLTLQINPNAPRLKDSLIKKHYNRKHGKDSYYGQ; via the coding sequence ATGAGTTCTCTTTATAAAGATTTAAAACAAGAATGCTACGAAGCCAACATGCAGTTAAACGCATTGAATTTGGTAGTATATACTTTTGGAAATGTTAGTGCGGTGGACAGAAAAAATGGTGTTTTTGCCATCAAGCCAAGCGGCGTTCCTTATGAAGATTTAAAACCGGAAGATATTGTAATTGTAGATTTTGATAACAATATTATTGAAGGAACAATGCGTCCGTCATCTGACACAAAAACACACGCATACCTATATAAAAACTGGCCAAATATTGGTGGTGTTGCACATACACACGCAACCTATTCTGTAGCCTGGGCACAGTCGCAACAAGATATTCCAATTTTTGGAACCACACATGCCGATCATTTAACAGCAGATATTCCTTGTGCACCGCCAATGGCAGATTCGCTTATCGAAGGAAACTACGAACACAATACCGGAATTCAGATTTTGGATTGCTTCAAAGAAAAAAATCTTTCTTATGAAGAAGTAGAAATGATTTTGATCGGAAATCACGGTCCGTTTGCCTGGGGGAAAAATGCAGCAAAAGCAGTATACAACAGTAAGGTTTTAGAAGTCGTAGCCGAAATGGCCTACCTGACTTTACAAATAAATCCGAATGCGCCAAGATTAAAAGATTCCCTAATAAAGAAACATTATAACCGTAAACACGGAAAAGATTCGTATTACGGACAGTAA
- a CDS encoding ribulokinase, with the protein MKNYVIGLDYGTDSVRAVLIDTENGQELASNVSHYKRWKNKQYCDASINQFRQHPLDHIEGLEITIQTVIKESKVDPSQVRGICIDTTGSSPVPVTKEGIPLALTKGFEENPNAMMVLWKDHTSINEANEINELAVSWGGENVTKYVGGIYSSEWFWAKILHIAREDQAVRNAAHTWMEHCDLMTYLLIDNKDLKSFKRSRCAAGHKAMWHEDWNGLPPVEFLEKLHPYLATLRGNLYDETYTSDLVAGNLSKEWADRLGLSTDTVVAVGTFDAHSGAVGAKIGENTLVRVMGTSTCDILVGSYDEVGTKTVRGICGQVDGSVIPGFIGLEAGQSAFGDLLAWYKELLMWPTDHLLTASTVLNEAQKEQLREEFSDKLIVELTKEAEKIPVSESLPIALDWINGRRTPDANQELKSAISNLSLGTKAPHIFKALVNAICFGAKKIVDRFEEEGVKIDSVIGIGGVARKSPFIMQTLANVLNKPIKIAASDQTPALGAAIYAAVAAGIYPNVIEASQKIGSDFDGEYFPQLDKVAAYNKLLIAYDQLSVFEDPTIKTSRHEFSL; encoded by the coding sequence ATGAAAAATTACGTTATAGGATTGGACTATGGAACAGATTCTGTTCGAGCGGTGCTGATAGATACTGAAAATGGGCAGGAGTTAGCATCAAATGTTTCTCATTACAAAAGATGGAAAAACAAACAATATTGTGACGCATCAATAAATCAGTTTCGTCAACACCCTTTAGACCATATTGAAGGTCTGGAAATTACGATTCAAACTGTTATAAAAGAAAGCAAAGTTGATCCTTCGCAAGTGCGCGGAATTTGTATTGATACAACGGGATCTTCTCCGGTTCCAGTTACAAAAGAAGGAATTCCGTTAGCTTTGACAAAAGGTTTTGAAGAGAATCCAAATGCAATGATGGTGTTGTGGAAAGATCATACTTCAATCAACGAAGCAAATGAAATCAACGAATTGGCAGTAAGCTGGGGTGGTGAAAATGTGACAAAATATGTGGGTGGAATTTATTCATCAGAATGGTTTTGGGCAAAAATTTTACACATCGCAAGAGAAGATCAAGCAGTTCGAAATGCAGCACACACCTGGATGGAGCACTGTGATTTAATGACGTATTTGTTAATTGACAATAAAGATTTAAAATCATTTAAAAGAAGCCGTTGCGCAGCGGGTCACAAAGCAATGTGGCACGAAGACTGGAATGGACTTCCTCCGGTTGAATTCTTAGAAAAATTGCATCCGTATTTGGCAACGCTTCGTGGAAATTTATATGATGAAACGTATACCTCTGATTTAGTTGCCGGAAATTTAAGCAAAGAATGGGCAGATCGTTTAGGCCTTTCTACAGATACAGTTGTAGCAGTTGGAACTTTTGACGCACACTCTGGAGCGGTTGGAGCAAAAATTGGAGAAAATACTTTAGTTCGTGTTATGGGAACTTCAACTTGTGATATTTTGGTTGGTTCTTATGATGAAGTAGGAACAAAAACCGTTCGTGGAATCTGCGGACAAGTTGATGGATCTGTAATTCCAGGATTTATTGGTCTTGAAGCGGGACAATCTGCTTTTGGAGACTTATTGGCCTGGTACAAAGAATTATTAATGTGGCCAACGGATCATTTATTAACAGCTTCAACTGTTTTAAATGAGGCTCAAAAAGAACAATTAAGAGAAGAATTCAGCGATAAATTAATTGTGGAATTGACAAAAGAAGCAGAGAAAATTCCAGTTTCAGAAAGTCTTCCGATTGCCTTGGACTGGATCAACGGAAGAAGAACTCCGGATGCCAATCAGGAATTAAAAAGCGCCATTTCAAATTTATCTTTAGGAACAAAAGCACCTCATATTTTTAAAGCTTTGGTAAATGCAATCTGTTTTGGAGCGAAAAAAATCGTGGATCGTTTTGAAGAAGAAGGAGTAAAAATTGACAGCGTTATCGGAATTGGCGGCGTTGCCAGAAAATCACCTTTTATCATGCAGACTTTGGCTAACGTTTTAAACAAGCCAATCAAAATTGCAGCTTCAGATCAGACTCCTGCTTTAGGAGCAGCAATTTACGCAGCAGTTGCCGCCGGAATTTATCCAAACGTAATTGAAGCAAGCCAAAAAATAGGAAGTGATTTCGACGGAGAATATTTCCCTCAATTAGACAAAGTAGCAGCGTATAACAAATTGTTAATCGCTTACGATCAATTGAGTGTTTTTGAAGATCCAACTATAAAAACATCAAGACATGAGTTCTCTTTATAA
- a CDS encoding alpha-L-arabinofuranosidase C-terminal domain-containing protein, translating into MKSNLITKITLCGLLLNGFYASAQKNNLQVDAAKTVTKIQPTMYGVFFEDINFAADGGLYAEMIKNRSFEFLFPMMGWNEPNSDRHKLNQQSGIANVVQYSKQGTNHNYCRVTLNDASGYQLVNEGFRGMGIKKDLKYNLTLKASKISGNISKIMFQFIDKEGKALGETSVVPTSNDWTDYAAQLTSTATEAKAKLKITFEGNGVIDLDNISLFPEDTWAGRKNGLRKDLVQLLYDLKPGFLRFPGGCIVEGRTLAERYQWKKSIGKVEDRETAVNRWNMEFAHRPAPDYFQSFGLGFFEYFQLSEDIGASPLPILSCGMACQFNTGQLVPMDQIDPYVQDALDLIEFANGDQTTAWGKVRADMGHPKPFNLKFIGVGNEQWGPDYIERFKVFQKAIKSKYPNITIVSGTGPFPDGDFFDYGMAALKKLNAEIVDEHYYKDPAWFRKNVTRYDNYDRKGPKIFAGEYAAQSVAIASPDNKNNWECAFSEAAFMTGMERNAEVVHLTSYAPLLAHVEGWQWTPDMIWFNNLQSYGTPNYYVQKLFSNNKGTDLIAITKDGKAVTGQNDLFASAVKDVNSKEVILKIVNTAATAQNVSIDVKGAKLDTKGTAIILKGDGINDENSFDTPTKISPKESEFKLNGNKIQYDFPAYSVTVLKIKMK; encoded by the coding sequence ATGAAGTCCAATTTAATTACCAAAATTACCCTTTGCGGTTTATTGCTTAACGGCTTTTATGCTTCGGCACAAAAAAATAATCTTCAGGTTGATGCTGCAAAAACAGTTACCAAAATTCAGCCAACGATGTACGGAGTGTTTTTTGAAGACATCAATTTTGCTGCTGATGGAGGTTTGTATGCTGAAATGATCAAGAACAGATCATTTGAATTTTTGTTTCCAATGATGGGGTGGAATGAACCCAACAGCGATCGTCATAAATTAAACCAGCAATCCGGAATTGCAAATGTGGTTCAATATTCTAAACAAGGAACCAATCATAATTATTGCAGAGTTACGCTTAATGATGCCAGCGGTTATCAATTGGTTAATGAAGGATTTAGAGGAATGGGAATCAAAAAAGATTTGAAATACAATCTGACTCTAAAAGCTTCAAAAATATCTGGAAATATTTCCAAAATTATGTTTCAGTTTATTGATAAAGAAGGTAAAGCTCTTGGAGAGACTTCGGTTGTTCCAACATCAAATGACTGGACAGATTATGCTGCTCAGTTGACATCTACAGCAACAGAAGCTAAAGCGAAACTGAAAATAACTTTTGAAGGAAATGGAGTTATCGATTTGGATAATATTTCATTATTTCCCGAGGATACCTGGGCAGGAAGAAAAAATGGACTTCGTAAAGATTTAGTACAATTATTATACGATTTAAAACCGGGATTTTTACGTTTCCCTGGAGGCTGTATTGTAGAAGGAAGAACTTTGGCAGAACGTTACCAATGGAAAAAATCGATTGGAAAAGTTGAAGACAGAGAAACTGCGGTAAATCGTTGGAACATGGAATTTGCACACCGTCCGGCTCCGGATTATTTTCAAAGTTTTGGTTTGGGATTCTTCGAATATTTTCAGCTTTCAGAAGATATTGGGGCATCACCACTGCCAATTCTGAGCTGTGGGATGGCGTGTCAATTCAACACCGGGCAATTGGTTCCAATGGATCAAATCGATCCTTATGTGCAGGATGCTTTAGATTTAATTGAATTTGCAAATGGTGACCAAACGACAGCCTGGGGTAAAGTGAGAGCTGATATGGGACATCCAAAACCATTCAATTTAAAATTCATAGGAGTTGGAAATGAGCAATGGGGACCGGATTATATTGAGCGTTTCAAGGTGTTTCAAAAAGCCATCAAATCAAAATATCCAAACATTACAATTGTTTCAGGTACAGGGCCATTTCCTGATGGAGATTTCTTTGATTATGGCATGGCAGCACTTAAAAAGCTGAATGCAGAAATTGTTGATGAGCATTATTATAAAGATCCGGCATGGTTCCGTAAAAATGTAACACGTTACGATAATTACGACCGTAAAGGACCAAAGATTTTTGCCGGAGAATATGCAGCGCAAAGTGTAGCAATAGCAAGTCCGGATAATAAAAATAACTGGGAATGTGCTTTCTCTGAAGCGGCTTTCATGACCGGAATGGAGCGTAATGCTGAGGTTGTTCATTTAACTTCTTATGCACCATTATTAGCACACGTAGAAGGTTGGCAATGGACACCTGACATGATTTGGTTCAATAATTTACAATCGTACGGAACGCCAAATTATTATGTTCAGAAATTATTTTCAAACAATAAAGGGACTGATTTAATAGCGATTACAAAAGACGGAAAAGCAGTTACAGGGCAAAACGATTTGTTTGCATCGGCAGTAAAAGATGTGAATTCAAAAGAAGTAATTCTAAAAATTGTAAACACTGCTGCAACAGCTCAAAATGTTTCAATTGATGTAAAAGGAGCAAAATTAGATACAAAAGGAACCGCAATAATTTTAAAAGGAGATGGGATAAATGACGAGAATTCTTTTGACACTCCAACTAAAATTAGTCCAAAAGAGAGCGAATTTAAGTTGAATGGAAATAAAATTCAGTATGACTTTCCGGCGTACTCGGTTACGGTTTTAAAAATAAAGATGAAATAA
- a CDS encoding glycoside hydrolase family 127 protein: MKKYNFPILTLFLSLLILISCKETKNDVVQPSDKTSVLKAGYQIEPVNIQNVKLSDSFWLPIIKRVQEITIAYAIQKCNEEGRFENFLIAGKQKTGEVRGQMPFDDTDVYKIIEGASNTLISAPNPKLDRVLDSLIAIVKIGQEKDGYLTTWRTINPAKPPCTWVPVIEGKRWESLQISHECYNAGHLIEAAVVHYEATGKRNFLDIAIKNADLLVKTFGDGPGQVKGVPGHQIVETGLIKLYQITGKEEYLKLAKYYLDNRGNPNNHKLYGEYAQDHIPVVQQNEVVGHAVRAVYMYAGMTDIAAMTKDKGYTDAINNLWNNMVNKKMYITGGIGSRHDGEAFGANYELPNLTAYNETCAAIGDVYWNHRLHNLSGNSKYFDVIERTMYNGLISGISLDGKEFFYPNALEADGFFKSNRGSCTRQAWFDCSCCPTNLIRFIPSIPGLIYSKSNDVLYVNLYASNNASFKVGKTDLQISQQTGYPWNGKVAISVNPKKESQFSIKLRVPGWARNEVLPGDLYTYKKASTQKATINVNGETLVIQPEEGYFIVTRNWKKGDKINLNFPMEVQEVETNSKVETNKNKVSLEYGPIVYAVEEIDNKNNFDKINVAAGDTFKVKKDANLLQGVNVIENSKFKAIPYYSWSNRGVGKMKVWLDYRN; the protein is encoded by the coding sequence ATGAAAAAATATAATTTTCCAATATTAACCCTTTTCCTATCACTGCTGATTTTGATTTCCTGTAAAGAAACCAAAAATGATGTGGTGCAGCCCAGCGATAAAACTTCTGTCTTGAAAGCAGGTTATCAAATTGAACCGGTTAACATTCAAAATGTAAAACTATCCGATTCTTTTTGGCTGCCAATCATCAAAAGAGTGCAGGAAATTACAATTGCTTATGCGATTCAGAAATGCAATGAAGAAGGTCGTTTTGAAAACTTTTTAATCGCAGGAAAACAAAAAACAGGAGAAGTTAGGGGGCAAATGCCTTTTGATGATACCGATGTTTATAAAATTATCGAAGGTGCTTCGAATACTTTAATCAGCGCTCCAAATCCAAAATTAGACCGTGTTTTAGATTCACTGATTGCTATAGTAAAAATTGGTCAGGAAAAAGATGGTTATCTAACGACGTGGAGAACTATAAATCCGGCAAAACCGCCATGTACCTGGGTTCCGGTTATTGAAGGAAAACGTTGGGAATCATTACAGATCAGTCATGAATGCTACAATGCAGGGCATTTGATTGAAGCCGCTGTTGTACATTATGAAGCGACGGGAAAAAGAAATTTCCTTGATATTGCCATTAAAAACGCCGACTTATTAGTAAAAACTTTTGGCGATGGTCCGGGTCAGGTAAAAGGTGTTCCGGGACATCAGATTGTGGAAACAGGTTTAATCAAATTGTATCAAATTACCGGAAAAGAAGAGTATTTAAAACTGGCGAAATACTATTTAGACAATCGCGGGAATCCAAATAATCATAAATTATATGGAGAATATGCGCAGGACCATATTCCGGTTGTGCAGCAAAATGAAGTTGTAGGGCATGCCGTGAGAGCGGTTTATATGTACGCAGGAATGACAGATATCGCTGCTATGACCAAAGACAAAGGCTATACTGATGCCATAAATAATTTATGGAATAATATGGTAAATAAGAAAATGTATATCACAGGCGGTATTGGATCTAGACATGACGGAGAAGCTTTTGGAGCCAATTACGAATTGCCAAATTTGACTGCTTATAACGAAACTTGTGCCGCCATTGGAGATGTTTATTGGAATCACAGACTGCACAATTTATCTGGAAATTCAAAATATTTTGATGTAATTGAACGTACGATGTACAACGGATTAATCTCCGGAATTTCATTAGACGGAAAAGAGTTTTTCTATCCAAATGCCTTAGAAGCCGATGGCTTTTTTAAATCAAACAGAGGTTCCTGCACACGTCAGGCTTGGTTTGACTGTTCTTGCTGTCCGACCAATTTAATTCGTTTTATACCTTCAATTCCGGGATTAATTTATTCCAAATCAAATGATGTTTTATATGTGAATTTGTATGCTTCAAACAACGCCTCTTTCAAAGTTGGAAAAACAGATTTACAGATTTCTCAACAAACCGGATATCCCTGGAACGGAAAAGTAGCGATCTCGGTTAACCCGAAAAAAGAAAGCCAATTCTCGATTAAATTGAGAGTTCCGGGCTGGGCAAGAAATGAAGTTTTACCGGGCGATTTATACACTTATAAAAAAGCATCCACTCAAAAAGCCACTATTAATGTGAACGGCGAAACATTGGTGATTCAACCAGAAGAGGGCTATTTCATCGTAACCAGAAATTGGAAAAAAGGAGATAAAATCAACCTTAATTTCCCAATGGAAGTTCAGGAAGTTGAAACCAATTCAAAAGTAGAAACGAACAAAAATAAAGTTTCTTTAGAATACGGCCCGATAGTTTATGCGGTTGAAGAAATTGACAACAAAAACAATTTCGATAAAATAAATGTAGCAGCGGGAGATACTTTCAAAGTAAAAAAAGATGCCAATTTATTGCAAGGCGTAAACGTAATTGAAAATTCAAAATTCAAAGCAATTCCATATTACAGCTGGTCAAACAGAGGGGTTGGAAAAATGAAAGTTTGGTTGGATTATAGGAATTAA
- a CDS encoding arabinan endo-1,5-alpha-L-arabinosidase → MVKKNSTNMVYKNTKYTLAAFLMLIASVSFAQEIVVHDPVVIKQKDTYYLFCTGKGISVFSSKDLKNWNKEAPVFADKPVWADGVAADFKNHIWAPDISFHNNTYYLYYSVSAFAKNTSAIGVATNTTLDPKDKNYKWVDQGIVIQSQPNRDMWNAIDPNLIFDENDTPWLSFGSFWEGLKLVKLNPDLKSIAQPQEWHTISKRKRTFELADSDPGDGALEAPFIFRKNGYYYQFLSWDLCCRGEKSTYKVVVGRAKNVTGPYVDKEGKPLNEGGGSLVVQGDENYFGAGHNSAYTFDGKDYIFYHAYEKKTNGTPRLVVREMLWDADLWPILK, encoded by the coding sequence ATGGTGAAAAAAAATAGCACTAATATGGTTTACAAAAACACAAAATACACACTAGCTGCTTTTTTGATGCTGATAGCTTCAGTTTCATTTGCACAGGAAATTGTGGTGCACGATCCAGTTGTCATCAAACAAAAAGACACTTATTATTTGTTTTGCACCGGGAAAGGAATCAGTGTTTTTAGTTCTAAAGATTTAAAAAACTGGAACAAAGAAGCTCCCGTTTTTGCAGACAAACCAGTTTGGGCAGATGGCGTTGCAGCCGATTTCAAAAATCATATTTGGGCGCCGGATATTTCGTTTCATAACAATACTTATTATTTGTATTATTCCGTTTCGGCTTTCGCCAAAAATACATCGGCGATTGGCGTAGCGACCAATACAACTTTAGATCCAAAAGATAAAAATTACAAATGGGTCGATCAGGGAATTGTTATTCAGTCACAGCCCAATCGCGATATGTGGAATGCCATTGATCCGAATTTAATTTTCGATGAAAACGATACGCCATGGTTATCATTTGGTTCTTTTTGGGAAGGATTGAAATTGGTAAAATTAAATCCGGATTTAAAATCGATTGCACAGCCTCAGGAATGGCATACGATTTCGAAACGCAAAAGAACTTTTGAATTGGCAGATTCTGATCCGGGAGATGGTGCATTAGAAGCTCCTTTTATCTTCAGGAAAAACGGTTATTACTACCAATTTCTTTCCTGGGATTTATGCTGTCGCGGAGAAAAAAGCACTTATAAAGTGGTGGTTGGAAGAGCTAAAAACGTAACGGGTCCTTATGTAGATAAAGAAGGAAAACCATTAAATGAAGGTGGTGGAAGTTTGGTAGTTCAGGGCGACGAAAATTACTTTGGCGCAGGCCATAACAGTGCTTATACGTTTGATGGAAAAGATTATATTTTTTACCATGCTTACGAAAAGAAAACAAATGGAACGCCAAGATTAGTAGTAAGAGAAATGCTTTGGGATGCCGATTTATGGCCGATTTTAAAATAG
- a CDS encoding glycoside hydrolase family 43 protein — MKNLITSLSLLVLIASCTTVVAQSTQIDPAKFNNPIIKDQYTGDPAALVYKDKVYLYAGHDEAPKDFHFYKMNEWVVYSSSDMKKWESHSVPLKVTDFTWAKGDAWASQVIEKNGKFYWYVTVSHGTIPGKSIGIAVSDSPTGPFKDALGKALITNDMTKFSDISWDDIDPTVYIDTDGQAYLFWGNTACHYAKLKDNMIELDGPIQHIKELPHFTEAPWIHKHKGWYYLSYAYEFPEKIAYAMSKSITGPWEFKGILNEIAGNSNTNHQSIIDFKGQSYFIYHNGATIPDGGSFRRSVCIDKLYYNKDGTMKRVVMTSEGIQ, encoded by the coding sequence ATGAAAAACCTAATTACAAGCCTTTCCCTTTTAGTTTTGATTGCATCCTGCACTACAGTTGTGGCGCAATCAACTCAGATTGATCCGGCAAAATTCAATAACCCAATTATCAAAGATCAATATACCGGAGACCCGGCAGCATTGGTTTACAAGGATAAAGTGTATTTATATGCTGGTCATGACGAAGCACCAAAAGATTTTCATTTTTATAAGATGAATGAATGGGTGGTATATTCTTCATCAGATATGAAAAAGTGGGAATCACATTCGGTACCTTTAAAAGTAACTGATTTTACTTGGGCGAAAGGAGATGCATGGGCATCACAGGTTATCGAAAAAAACGGAAAATTTTACTGGTATGTAACCGTTTCTCACGGAACTATCCCGGGGAAATCAATCGGAATTGCAGTTTCTGACAGCCCAACCGGACCATTTAAAGATGCATTGGGAAAAGCGTTAATCACAAATGATATGACCAAATTTAGCGATATAAGCTGGGACGATATCGATCCGACAGTTTATATCGATACAGATGGACAAGCGTATTTGTTTTGGGGAAACACAGCTTGCCATTATGCAAAATTAAAAGACAATATGATCGAATTAGACGGGCCAATTCAGCATATAAAAGAGTTACCGCATTTTACAGAAGCACCCTGGATTCACAAACACAAAGGTTGGTATTATTTGTCTTATGCTTATGAATTTCCTGAAAAAATCGCTTACGCCATGAGCAAGTCAATTACGGGTCCGTGGGAATTCAAAGGGATTCTAAATGAAATCGCCGGAAACAGCAATACCAATCATCAGTCAATAATTGATTTTAAAGGACAATCGTATTTTATCTATCACAATGGAGCAACAATACCAGACGGAGGAAGTTTTAGAAGATCAGTATGTATTGATAAATTATATTATAACAAAGACGGAACGATGAAACGGGTAGTGATGACGTCTGAAGGAATACAGTAA
- a CDS encoding arabinan endo-1,5-alpha-L-arabinosidase, which translates to MKKSNSIIKIAYIGLLSLALAVVSCSKDDPATPDNPDPPVVVDPPVVTPAFPGPTYADNYTSISSWGSRSQWNLANVHDPSVEKSGEYYYMYQTDASYGNAHEGNGHFFYRRSKDLINWEFMGSSMTQAPAWVKDSLNNKRARMSPALPPITNPTYGYWAPCVRKVGNKFRMYYSIVVTNPIVGTDTNTSWSERAFIGLAETDDLASNNWTDKGMVVCSEPDGVKSYVRNGENDWDAYFKFNAIDPSFIQTPEGDQYLIYGSWHSGIAALKLNPTTGKPDKLKTIDDYGVRIAGRGNVNSNRWQALEGPEIMYNPDTQYYYLFLAYDELSVAYNTRVARSKSILGPYQTITGSSITNGAECFPMLTHPYQFKNHTGWVGFAHCAVFQNPDTKKWYYASQARLPEGVPGIAVSNAVMMGHVRGIEWTEDGWPVVEAERYAGVPTTTITEANFIGTWEQITMNYQYKTLQKAVTIYLTADKKVSGDVTGTWSYESTKKILTVNGVKCNVTDAWDWESATRKVTISYSGLTATGLPVWGKKVN; encoded by the coding sequence ATGAAAAAATCCAATTCCATTATAAAAATTGCATACATCGGGCTGTTATCACTTGCTCTAGCAGTTGTCAGCTGTTCTAAAGATGATCCTGCAACACCTGATAATCCGGATCCACCGGTAGTAGTTGATCCGCCAGTGGTTACACCAGCTTTTCCAGGACCGACTTATGCAGATAATTACACTTCAATTTCAAGTTGGGGAAGCAGATCACAATGGAATTTGGCTAACGTTCATGATCCATCAGTAGAAAAATCCGGAGAATACTATTATATGTATCAGACGGATGCTTCTTATGGAAATGCTCATGAAGGCAACGGACATTTTTTCTACAGAAGATCAAAAGATTTAATCAATTGGGAGTTCATGGGATCGTCAATGACACAGGCTCCGGCTTGGGTAAAAGATTCTTTGAACAATAAAAGGGCGAGAATGTCGCCCGCACTACCTCCTATTACAAATCCAACGTATGGATATTGGGCGCCATGCGTTCGTAAAGTAGGGAATAAATTCAGAATGTATTACAGCATTGTTGTGACGAATCCAATTGTGGGAACAGATACCAATACTTCCTGGTCAGAACGCGCTTTTATTGGCTTGGCCGAAACAGATGATTTGGCTTCAAACAATTGGACAGATAAAGGAATGGTAGTTTGTTCTGAACCAGACGGCGTAAAAAGTTATGTTCGAAACGGAGAAAACGATTGGGATGCTTATTTTAAATTCAACGCCATCGATCCAAGTTTTATTCAGACTCCCGAAGGCGATCAATATTTAATTTACGGTTCCTGGCATTCTGGAATTGCAGCTTTAAAACTGAATCCGACAACCGGAAAACCAGATAAATTAAAAACAATTGACGATTATGGAGTACGAATAGCGGGCCGTGGAAATGTTAATTCAAATCGTTGGCAAGCACTTGAAGGACCTGAAATCATGTATAATCCAGATACTCAATATTACTATTTATTTCTGGCTTATGATGAATTATCAGTTGCTTATAATACACGTGTTGCACGTTCAAAAAGTATTTTAGGACCTTATCAAACTATCACCGGAAGCAGTATTACAAATGGTGCAGAATGTTTTCCAATGTTGACCCATCCCTATCAATTTAAAAATCATACAGGCTGGGTTGGTTTTGCACATTGCGCTGTTTTTCAAAATCCGGATACCAAAAAATGGTATTATGCATCGCAGGCACGTTTGCCGGAAGGAGTCCCGGGAATTGCAGTTTCAAATGCTGTCATGATGGGACATGTTCGGGGTATCGAATGGACAGAAGATGGCTGGCCGGTTGTTGAGGCAGAACGTTACGCAGGAGTGCCAACAACGACAATTACTGAAGCAAATTTCATCGGAACCTGGGAACAGATTACCATGAATTATCAATACAAAACCCTCCAAAAAGCAGTCACAATTTATTTAACTGCTGATAAAAAAGTGAGTGGAGATGTAACAGGAACCTGGTCGTATGAAAGCACTAAAAAAATCTTAACCGTAAACGGAGTGAAATGCAACGTAACAGATGCATGGGACTGGGAATCAGCAACCCGAAAAGTAACTATTAGTTATTCTGGTTTGACTGCAACAGGATTACCGGTTTGGGGTAAAAAAGTGAATTAG